One Dermatophagoides farinae isolate YC_2012a chromosome 6, ASM2471394v1, whole genome shotgun sequence genomic window carries:
- the Vps2 gene encoding vacuolar protein sorting 2, translating to MEWLFGKRKTPEEMMRQNQRALNKAMRDLDRERGKMEMQEKKLISDIKKMAKDNQMDAVKIMAKDLVRTRRYVKKFIMMRANIQAVSLKIQTLRSQNAMAQAMRGVTKAMQSMNRQMNLPQIQRIMQDFEKQSDMMDMKEEMMSDVIDDVIGDEEDEEESDAVVSQILDELGVQLNQKLSDLPTANSTLNAEKSKAKQGPVPAAEGAGGAPLDDADADLQARLENLRRG from the coding sequence ATGGAATGGCTATTTGGTAAACGAAAAACTCCCGAAGAAATGATGCGTCAAAATCAACGTGCCCTTAATAAAGCGATGCGTGATCTTGATCGTGAACGTGGTAAAATGGAAAtgcaagaaaagaaattaatttctgatatcaaaaaaatggccaaagaTAATCAAATGGATGCCGTAAAAATTATGGCCAAAGATTTGGTTCGTACTAGACgttatgtaaaaaaattcattatgatgCGTGCCAATATACAGGCcgtatcattgaaaatacaaACATTACGATCACAGAATGCAATGGCACAAGCAATGCGTGGCGTTACGAAAGCAATGCAATCAATGAATCGTCAAATGAATCTACCACAAATTCAACGTATAATGCaagattttgaaaaacaatccGATATGATGGACATGAAAGAAGAAATGATGAGCGATGTAATCGATGATGTTATCggtgatgaagaagatgaagaagaatcCGATGCTGTTGTATCACAGATTCTAGATGAATTAGGTgtacaattgaatcaaaaattaagTGATCTACCAACAGCTAATAGTACATTAAATGCAGAAAAATCCAAAGCTAAACAAGGTCCAGTACCAGCTGCTGAAGGTGCCGGTGGTGCACCATTAGATGATGCTGATGCCGATCTACAAGCACGTCTTGAAAATCTACGTCGTGGATGA
- the sip1 gene encoding septin interacting protein 1, which yields MVDNDDDGFIKFEVSDWDLEFGQGNHRPKRMSKNQAIYGIWAESESDDEDGNRRGKKQSNMMDINKTGVSFVKSDQKLQDELKERKPSSSNHEFSKQTQSKKKPSRFSGLGSSSNNADAEFGQWEMYTKGVGSKLLQKMGYQPGKGLGKNLQGIIEPIEAKKRPGTGSIGLYGPETTAKILRKGANDDDDKKQKKDQDETELSTNEKEWKRNDGTKKKIKTIKVYEKSTDDIIRDSITKSWTNPTADYLNNMKIIDMTGPQQQILSGLTKLHQSKPAKPKDDYHVTKFNTRFDIPELRNNVERLIMLTEKNLVKRKREYDRNSNQMDNLNEERDRLNQLAIVYQRQLKSIQVIETFVESLEEMKHELSFEKGLEKFENFFTTFSAKDESNIDEQKRLLRSLKFDTLLRSIFGPIIRRELRTWHPFDNFAIDYSGHFDRLRRLMSKSKTFEIILWQHWTPIVSRAIQQISLKLQFESIIAFLEKWQKILPKWLYEYFIANNLLPKMRSEVDEWNPLTDTISIHSWIHPWLPVLLTTTKTTNTSENELNFLFEPIYEIIRSKLANALKNWHPSDCSARLILEPWKNVFTESSMQSFLEMNIVPKLEQSMQQMQINPNQQSLNEWNWTIQWSSLLSTNTIVSILEHTFFPKWLNVLYVWLNSGVANFQEISSWYQGWKTLMGNDLINHIIVKEFLRKALIMMDHAVNLETGLKSFTSYYDPNVGITVNQQQPATTTTTTMMQPPVPPSIVEDKINFRQMIEIKAAEYGILFMPMANRFENGHQIFKFGSSFIYIDNQVIFQNRVQSNGHRLWIPVSLSDLLINSNNN from the exons atggttgataatgatgatgatggattcattaaatttgaaGTATCCGATTGGGATCTTGAATTTGGTCAAGGAAATCATCGTCCAAAACGAATGAGTAAAAATCAGGCTATTTATG GAATATGGGCTGAAAGtgaaagtgatgatgaagatggtaATAGACGTGGGAAAAAACAATCCAATATGATGGATATTAATAAAACTGGTGTTAGTTTTGTTAAAAGTGATCAAAAACTTCAAGATGAACTCAAAGAACGAAAACCATCATCTTCGAatcatgaattttcaaaGCAAACACAATCGAAAAAGAAACCATCTAGATTCAGTGGATTAG gctcttcatcaaataatgCCGATGCAGAATTTGGACAATGGGAAATGTATACCAAAGGTGTTGGCAGTAAATTACTGCAGAAAATGGGTTACCAACCTGGTAAAGGTTTAGGTAAAAATCTTCAAGGTATAATCGAACCGATTGAAGCGAAAAAAAGACCTGGTACTGGATCGATTGGTCTTTATGGGCCAGAAACGACAGCAAAGATACTGCGAAAAGgtgctaatgatgatgatgataagaaacaaaaaaaggatCAAGATGAAACAGAATTATCAaccaatgaaaaagaatggaaACGTAATGatggaacgaaaaaaaaaatcaaaacaataaaagTTTATGAAAAATCAACTGATGATATTATTCGTGATAGTATAACGAAATCATGGACAAATCCGACTGCAgattatttgaataatatgaaaattatcgACATGACTGGACCACAGCAGCAAATATTATCCGGTTTGACAAAACTTCATCAATCGAAACCAGCTAAACCAaaagatgattatcatgttacaaaattcaatacTAGATTTGATATACCAGAATTACGAAACAATGTCGAACGTTTAATAATGTTGACGGAGAAAAATCTAGTGAAAAGAAAACGTGAATATGATCGTAATAGTAATCAGATGGAcaatttgaatgaagaaCGTGATCGTTTAAATCAATTAGCCATTGTCTATCAACGACAATTGAAATCTATTCAGGTGATTGAAACATTTGTTGAATCATTGGAAGAAATGAAACatgaattatcatttgaaaaaggtttagaaaaatttgaaaattttttcaccactTTTTCCGCCAAAGATGAATCGaatattgatgaacaaaaacgatTACTTCGATCATTAAAATTCGATACACTTTTACGATCAATATTTGGACCGATTATTCGTCGTGAATTACGTACATGGCATCCATTCGATAATTTTGCCATTGATTATTCTGGCCATTTTGACCGATTACGTCGATTGATGTCGAAATcgaaaacattcgaaataaTTCTTTGGCAACATTGGACACCTATTGTTAGCCGTGCAATACaacaaatttcattgaaattacaatttgaatcaattattgCATTTCTAGAGAAATGGCAGAAAATATTACCAAAATGGTTATACGAATATTTCATTGCTAATAATTTATTACCAAAAATGCGTTCCGAAGTTGATGAATGGAATCCACTGACCGATACGatatcgattcattcatggaTTCATCCATGGCTTCCTGTATTGttgacaacaacgaaaacaaccaATACGTCGGAAAATGAGCTAAATTTTCTATTCGAACCAATATATGAAATTATACGTTCAAAATTAGCAAatgcattgaaaaattggcaTCCAAGTGATTGTTCTGCCCGATTGATATTGGAACCATGGAAAAATGTATTCACAGAATCATCGATGCAATCATTTCTTGAGATGAATATCGTACCAAAATTAGAACAATCAATGCAACAGATGCAAATCAATCctaatcaacaatcattgaatgaatggaattggACCATtcaatggtcatcattattatcgacaaATACAATAGTATCGATTTTGGAACatacattttttccaaaatggCTTAATGTCTTGTATGTTTGGTTGAATTCAGGTGTTGCAAATTTCCAGGAAATCAGTAGCTGGTATCAAGGCTGGAAAACATTAATGGGTAATGATCTGATCAATCATATAATAGTGAAAGAATTTCTACGTAAAGCATTAATCATGATGGATCATGCTGTTAATTTGGAAACTGGATTAAAAAGTTTCACATCTTATTATGATCCAAATGTTGGCATTACCGTTAATCAGCAGCAACCggcaacaacgacaacaacaacaatgatgcaACCACCTGTACCACCATCAATTGTTGaagataaaataaatttccgtcaaatgattgaaattaaagCAGCTGAATATGGTATATTATTTATGCCAATGGCAAATCGTTTCGAAAATGGAcatcaaatattcaaatttggttcatcatttatttatatagaTAATCAGGTTATATTTCAGAATCGTGTTCAAAGTAATGGCCATCGTTTATGGATTCCTGTTTCACTTTCtgatttattaattaatagtaataataattaa